DNA sequence from the Candidatus Methylomirabilota bacterium genome:
GAACTGGGCCACCGTCTCGTGGTCGATCATGATCAGACAGGACAGGAACTTGCGCCGGTCGCCGATGACCACCGCGTCCGAGATGTACGGGGAGAACTTGAGCTGGTTCTCGATCTCGGAGGGCGTGACGTTCTTCCCCCCCGCCGTGATGATGATGTCCTTCATCCGGTCGGTGATCTTGACGAACCCCTCCTCGTCCACGACCCCCACATCGCCCGTATGCAGCCACCCGTCGACGATCGTCTCCGCGGTCTTCTGGGGGTTCTTGTAGTACCCGAGAAACACGTGCGGCCCTTTCAAGAGGATCTCACCTTCCCGGGAGAGCATGAGCTCGGTGTCCGGCCGGGTCAGCCCGACCGTACCGAGCTTGATCCGGGTGGCGGGCATGGCGGTGGCGAGCCCGCAATTCTCCGTCTGGCCGTAGACCTCCCGCATGTCGATGCCGAGGGCCAGGTACCACTTGATCAGCTCGGGGGCGATGGGCGCGGCGCCCGTGGCCGCCCCCCGGGCCCGGTGCAGCCCCAGGGAGCGCTTGATGTTGTCGAGCACCAGGAGGTCCGCCGCGCCGTAGAGCAGCCGGAGCCAGGCCGTGGGCTTCCCGCCCGCGATCCTCCGCTCGGCCACCCGCATGCCGATTCTCATGGCCCACGCGTAGGCGATCTTGCCCGGCCACGTCGCCTCGCGCATGCGCAGGGCCACCGCGGAGTAGAACTTCTCCCAGATCCTCGGCACCGCGAAGAAGATCGCGGGCGCCACCTCCCGGATGTTCTCGGGCACCGTGTCGATGCTCTCGGCAAAGTTGACGGTGGCCCCGGAGCGCAGCGGATAGAACACGCTGAACGTCCGTTCCGCGATGTGGGCGAGGGGCAGAAAAGAGAGCTGCTGGTCGCCCTCGCGCGGCTCGCTGATGAAGTCGGAGTAGCCGAGCTGGAACAGGATGTTCCGGTGGCTCAGCATGGCCCCCTTGGGGGGGCCGGTGGTGCCGGAGGTGTACACGAGGATGGCGAGGTCCTCCGGCTTCGCGATCTCGACCATGGGCGCGAAGGCCCCGGGATGCTCGCGCTCGTAGCGCGCCCCCAGGGCCAGCAATGCCTCGAAGGGCATCACCTGGTCGTCAGCGAAGCCGTGCAGCCCTTCCATGTCGTACACGACGATCTTGACGAGCTGCGGGCAGCGCGCGCGGACCTCCAGGATCTTGTCGAGCTGCTCCTCGTTCTCCGCGAAGAAGAAGCGCGTGCCGCTGTCGTTGACGATGTACTCGATCTGCTTCGCGGAGTCGGTCGTATAGATGCCGTTGGTGACGCCGCCCACCGACATGGTGCCGAGATCCGTGTAGAGCCACTCCGGACAGTTTTCGGCGACCACCGACACGACGTCTTTCGGCCGGAGGCCGAGGGCTACGAGCCCGAGCCCGACCTGTCTCGCTCTCTCCCCGTACTCACGCCAGGTGATGGAGCGCCAGATGCCGAGATGCTTCTCGCGCATGGCGACCCTGTCGCCCCGGTCTCCGACCACGTGCTGGAACAGCCTGGGCAGGGTGGCCTGGCCGAAGATGGTCCACACCCGTTGCTCCGGCCTGGTCAGCCGTGGCTCGATGGCGACCGGCCGGGCATCGTCCTTCGCGAGGTCCGGCCTCAGCGCCACGTTTTCTTCCTCTTCCAGCGGCGCGTACCCCGGACGCTGCTTTCCTTGATACCCAGATAGAACTCCTTGATGTCGTCCTTCTCGAGCAGCCGGGCGCAGGTGTCCTCCATGACGATGCGACCCACCTCCAGGACATAGCCATAGTCGGCGACGTGCAGGGCCATGTTGGCGTTCTGCTCCACGAGAAGGACGGTCACCCCCTGCTCGCGGTTGATCCGGAGGATTATATCGAAGATCTCCTTCACCAACTTGGGCGAGAGGCCCAGGGACGGCTCGTCGAGCAGCATCATCTTCGGCCGCGCCATCAGGGCCCGGCTGATCGACAGCATCTGCTGCTCCCCGCCCGAGAGCCGGCCCGCGGGCTGATGAGCACGCGCTCTCAAGAACGGAAAGTAGTCGTACACCATGCCCAGGTCCTTGACGATCCCCTCGCCGTCGTTCCGGATATAGGCGCCCATCTTCAGATTTTCCTGGACGGTGAGGAGGGGAAAAACCTCGCGCCCCTCCGGCACATGGCTGAGCCCGAGCCGCGCCACCTTGTCGGGGTCCATTCCCTGGATCTCTCGTCCCTCGAGGGTCACCGTCCCCTTCTGGGGATCCATGACTCCCGACACGGTCTTCAGAATTGTCGTCTTGCCGGCGCCGTTGGCGCCGAGGATGGTCACGATGCTCCCCCGGGGCACCGCGAAGCTCACCCCCCGGATGGCCATGATCGGCCCGTAGTACGTCTCGACGTTGCTGACGGTGAGGAGGGCGTCGGCCATCTCTCAGCCCCCGAGATAAGCCTTGATGACTTCGGGGTGGCTCTGGACCTCGCGCGCCGTGCCCAGGGCGATGGGCCGGCCGTAGTTCAAGGCGAGCACGCGCTCGGACACCGCGCTCACCAGGCTCATGTCGTGCTCGACCATGAGCACGGTAATCCCGAGCAGGCTCCTGATGTCCTGGATCCAGAAGGCCATGCTCTCCGTCTCCTCGACGCTGAGCCCGGACGAGGGCTCATCGAGGAGCAGGAGCTTGGGCTCCACGCAGAGCGCGCGCGCCATCTCTACCACCTTGCGGACCCCATAGGACAGGTTGATGATCAGGCTGTCCCGATAGGGCTGCAGATCGAGAAAATCGATCACCTTCTCCGCCGCCTCCCGGTGCTCGATCTCCAGCCTCCGCACCCTGGGCAGGAAGAGGAGCTCCTCGAGGAGGCGCGAGCCCTTGTGGGCGTGGCGGCCGAGGAGCAGGTTCTGGAGCACGGTGGCGTGCTCGAACAGCTCGATGTTCTGGAACGTCCGGGCGATGCCGCGCCGGGCGATCTCGTGGGGGGCTACGCGGGTGATGTCCTCTCCGCAGAAGGTCAGCCGGCCCTCGCTCGGGTCATAGATCCGCGAGACCAGGTTGAAGATGGTGGTCTTGCCGGCGCCGTTGGGGCCGATGATGGTGAACACCTCGCCGGGCTCCACCTCGAAGCTCACCCCGTCCACGGCGCGAATCCCGCCGAAGTTGATGGCCAGCCCCTCGGCCTTGAAGAAGGTCATCGCAGACGCTCCGATCTCATGTACGACTTCTGCCGCCGGAAGGTCGCGTGCTTGTAGAGGGGGAAGGTCGAGAAGAAGATCTTGATCTTCATCCAGCGGCCGTAGATGCCCAGGGGCTCGAAGAGGATGAAGAGCACGAGGATCAGCCCGAAGATCCCGGGCTCCAGGCCGGGCTGCTTGACGAACCGGTCCACCGCGGAGAAGACGGCGCTGCTCGCGTCCTTGCCGAAGACGGCGAAGAGCTGGCTCACCCACACCGGCACGGCATCCCGCGCCTGGGAGATGGCCACGGGCAGCATGGCCACGAAGATGGCCCCGAAGACGGCCCCGTGCAGGCTGCCCAGGCCGCCCACCACGACCATCAACAGGAACTGGATCGAGAGCAGCACGCTGAAGATATCGGGGGCGAGGAAGGCGATCTTGTGGGCGAAGAGCGCGCCGGCCAGACCCATGACGGCCGCGGAGTAGGCGAAGGCCATGGTCTTGTACGCGGCGAGGTTGACGCCCATTGACTGCGCGGCGACCTCGCTGTCCCGGATGGCCACCCACGCCCGCCCGGTGGCCGACCGGAGCAGGTTGCCCGTGAGCCAGAGGGCGCCGATCAAGAGCGCCAGGCAGAGGAAGTAGAAGCTCAGGTCGCTCCCCAGGGGCAGGCCGAAGAGGACCACCTTCTGCACCGGCTTGCCCTTGAGCCCATGGGTGACGCGCTCCCACCGTGTGAACACTTCCTGGATGATGAGGGCGAAGGCGAGGGTGGCGATGGCGAGGTAGACACCGGTCATGCGCAGCGCGGGCAGACCCACGAGCACCCCGGCCGCCGCCGTCACTGTCACCGCCAGGGCCACCGAGACGATCCAGGGCATCCCGAGATCCTGCGACAGGTACACGTGGGCGTAGGCTCCGATACCGAGAAAGGCGGCGTGGCCCAAGCTGACGAGGCCGGTGTAGCCGGTGAGCACCATGAGGGAGAGACCGCAGAGTCCGTAGATGAAGACGAGGCTCAGATCGCCCACGTACTCGGGGACGAGGCGCGGAAGCACGAGCAGGGCGACGAAGAGGGCGATATACCAGTTCCGCTGGACGCCGTCTCGGAAGAGGGCCAGGTCCTGGCCGTAGGAGGTCTTGAACAGGAACCGCATGCCGGGTCAGACCTTCTTCCGGCCCACGCTGCCGAACATTCCCTGGGGCCGCACGGCCAGCACGACGAGCAGGACGACGTAGGCGGCGACATCCTTGAAGCCCTGCGGCAGATAGGTGCCGCTGAACAGCTCGATGAGTCCGATGGTCAGGCCTCCCACGAGCGCTCCGGGAATCGACCCGAATCCGCCGAGCACGGCGGCCGCGAACGCTTTGAGCCCGATGAATCCGAGATTGGTGTCGATGAGGGAGACGGGGGCGAGCAGGACCCCAGCCACCGCGGCCACCGCCGCGGAGATCGCCCAGATGAGCGAGAACATTCGCTTGACGGGAATGCCCATGTAGTAGGCGGCGAGCTGGTTCTGGGAGGTGGCCTGCATGGCCACCCCGACCTTCGTGTAGGTGAAGAAGACGTACAGCACCGCGCAGAGGAGGACGGTGCCCACGATGATGGAGACGTACTCGTGGCTGACGCTCACATTGCCCAGCCGGGTCGCCCGCGCGCTGAACGGGGTGGGGAGGGTGTAGATCTCCGATCCCCAGGTGATCGACGCGAAGCTCCGGAACGTCGCGGCGAGGCCGATGGTGAGCATGACCACGGCGAACTGCGGCTGGCCGATGACCCGGCGGAGCACGGTGGCATCCAGCACGGCGCCAAAGAGTGCCACCGCCCCGATGGCGAGGGCGAAGGCCGGCCAGTAGCCGACCCCGTACCACACCACGAACATGTAGCAGGTGAAGGCGCCCAGCATCATGAAGTCGCCCTGGGCGAAGTTCACCAGCTCGGTGGTCTTGTAGATGAGGACGAAGCCGAGGGCGACCAGGCCGTAGATGCAGCCGACGGCGAGGCCATTCAAGGCCAGCTGCAGAATGATCTCCAGGGTCGCCCTTCCCCCGCGCCGGCCGTCATGCTCGGCGCGTTTTCCGAGTCTTGCTTCGCGCCGAATGTTAGCAGATCGCCGATTCTTCCACCATGATGGCCTCGGCGGCCCCTGGCCGTCGCGAGACGAGCGCTGAGTCGATCCGCAGGCGAGACGTAGTCTCTCTACGTTGAGCCTGCAGTCGAGGGCGCCAACGAAGCAGATGGGCCTTTTTCAG
Encoded proteins:
- a CDS encoding AMP-binding protein, whose product is MALRPDLAKDDARPVAIEPRLTRPEQRVWTIFGQATLPRLFQHVVGDRGDRVAMREKHLGIWRSITWREYGERARQVGLGLVALGLRPKDVVSVVAENCPEWLYTDLGTMSVGGVTNGIYTTDSAKQIEYIVNDSGTRFFFAENEEQLDKILEVRARCPQLVKIVVYDMEGLHGFADDQVMPFEALLALGARYEREHPGAFAPMVEIAKPEDLAILVYTSGTTGPPKGAMLSHRNILFQLGYSDFISEPREGDQQLSFLPLAHIAERTFSVFYPLRSGATVNFAESIDTVPENIREVAPAIFFAVPRIWEKFYSAVALRMREATWPGKIAYAWAMRIGMRVAERRIAGGKPTAWLRLLYGAADLLVLDNIKRSLGLHRARGAATGAAPIAPELIKWYLALGIDMREVYGQTENCGLATAMPATRIKLGTVGLTRPDTELMLSREGEILLKGPHVFLGYYKNPQKTAETIVDGWLHTGDVGVVDEEGFVKITDRMKDIIITAGGKNVTPSEIENQLKFSPYISDAVVIGDRRKFLSCLIMIDHETVAQFAQERNVPFTNFASLCRAKEIQDLIWGEIERVNRQLARVETIKKFCLIEEILTAEDEELTPTMKLKRSFVNLKYKGIIDGMYAGT
- a CDS encoding ABC transporter ATP-binding protein; protein product: MADALLTVSNVETYYGPIMAIRGVSFAVPRGSIVTILGANGAGKTTILKTVSGVMDPQKGTVTLEGREIQGMDPDKVARLGLSHVPEGREVFPLLTVQENLKMGAYIRNDGEGIVKDLGMVYDYFPFLRARAHQPAGRLSGGEQQMLSISRALMARPKMMLLDEPSLGLSPKLVKEIFDIILRINREQGVTVLLVEQNANMALHVADYGYVLEVGRIVMEDTCARLLEKDDIKEFYLGIKESSVRGTRRWKRKKTWR
- a CDS encoding ABC transporter ATP-binding protein, with product MTFFKAEGLAINFGGIRAVDGVSFEVEPGEVFTIIGPNGAGKTTIFNLVSRIYDPSEGRLTFCGEDITRVAPHEIARRGIARTFQNIELFEHATVLQNLLLGRHAHKGSRLLEELLFLPRVRRLEIEHREAAEKVIDFLDLQPYRDSLIINLSYGVRKVVEMARALCVEPKLLLLDEPSSGLSVEETESMAFWIQDIRSLLGITVLMVEHDMSLVSAVSERVLALNYGRPIALGTAREVQSHPEVIKAYLGG
- a CDS encoding branched-chain amino acid ABC transporter permease; this encodes MRFLFKTSYGQDLALFRDGVQRNWYIALFVALLVLPRLVPEYVGDLSLVFIYGLCGLSLMVLTGYTGLVSLGHAAFLGIGAYAHVYLSQDLGMPWIVSVALAVTVTAAAGVLVGLPALRMTGVYLAIATLAFALIIQEVFTRWERVTHGLKGKPVQKVVLFGLPLGSDLSFYFLCLALLIGALWLTGNLLRSATGRAWVAIRDSEVAAQSMGVNLAAYKTMAFAYSAAVMGLAGALFAHKIAFLAPDIFSVLLSIQFLLMVVVGGLGSLHGAVFGAIFVAMLPVAISQARDAVPVWVSQLFAVFGKDASSAVFSAVDRFVKQPGLEPGIFGLILVLFILFEPLGIYGRWMKIKIFFSTFPLYKHATFRRQKSYMRSERLR
- a CDS encoding branched-chain amino acid ABC transporter permease: MNGLAVGCIYGLVALGFVLIYKTTELVNFAQGDFMMLGAFTCYMFVVWYGVGYWPAFALAIGAVALFGAVLDATVLRRVIGQPQFAVVMLTIGLAATFRSFASITWGSEIYTLPTPFSARATRLGNVSVSHEYVSIIVGTVLLCAVLYVFFTYTKVGVAMQATSQNQLAAYYMGIPVKRMFSLIWAISAAVAAVAGVLLAPVSLIDTNLGFIGLKAFAAAVLGGFGSIPGALVGGLTIGLIELFSGTYLPQGFKDVAAYVVLLVVLAVRPQGMFGSVGRKKV